GTTCCTCGGTCGCCCGCGTCTCCTGGGGGTTCATGCCCGCCGTCGGCTCGTCGAGCAGGAGCAGGCCCGGCTCCGACGCCATCGCGCGGGCGATTTCCAGCTTGCGCTGTTCGCCGTAGGGGAGGTTGCGGGAGAGGTGGTCCCGCTTGTGGGCCAGGCCGATGAACTCCAGGAGTTCCATGGCACGTTCTTCGCTCGCCTTTTCGGCCTTCTTGAAGCCGGGGCCGCGGAGGAGGGCGGACCAGAGGCCTTCCTTGGTGCGGGTGTGGCGGCCGACGAGGACGTTCTCCAGGACCGTCATGTTGGCGAACAGACGGATGTTCTGGAACGTACGGGCGATGCCTGCCTGGGTGACCAGGTGGGGCTTCGGGGGGAGGACGGTTCCCTTGTAGGAGACCGTGCCCTCGGTGGGGACGTACAGGCCGGTGAGGCAGTTGAAGAACGTGGTCTTGCCGGCGCCGTTGGGGCCGATGAGGCCGACGATCTCTCCGCTGTTGACCGTGAAGTCGACGGAGCGGACGGCGGTGAGGCCGCCGAAGCGCATGGTGACGTTGCGCGCTTCGAGTACGGGGGTGGGTGTGCTTGTGGTCATGGTGGTTACGCCCCCGCCTTGGTGACGGCCGGATCGTCGGCGAGTGTTTCTGTGTCGGGTACGTCGAGCTGGCCGGTCTCGTGGAATTCGAGCTGGCGGCGGCGGTTGGCGATGATGCCCTCGGGGCGGAAGCGCATGAGGACGATCAGGGCGATGCCGAACGCGAGCAGCGACTTGTCCTGGAGGAAGACGAGCTTCTCGGGGAGCAGGTAGAGCAGTGCCGCGCCGAGGAGTGGGCCCGCGACCGTGCCCATGCCGCCGAGGACCACCGCGGCCAGGAGGAACGCCGAGTTGGGCGGGGTCGAGCCGGCGAACTGGTACGGGGTGGGGACCACGCTGTAGGTGACGTGGGCGCTGACGGTGCCGGCGAGGCCGGCGAGGGAGGCGCCGAGGGCGAAGGCGATGAGCTTGACGCGGAAGCCGTTGATGCCCATGGCGGTGGCGGCGGTCTCGTCCTCGCGGATGGCGATCCAGGAGCGGCCGATACGGGAGTCGGCGGCGCGGGTGTAGACGAGGACCACGATCGCCATGATCAGGACCATGAGGAGGTAGTAGTTGGCGAACCGGCCGAGGGTGAATCCGCCGACGTCGTGGGCTTCGCCGAAGTTGAAGCCGAAGAAGTCGAGGTCGGGGATGGAGGGGATGCCGTTGGGGCCGTTGGTGATGTCGGGCCCGGAGACGCCGTCCATGTTGTTGACGGCGATACGGAAGATCTCTCCGAAGCCGAGGGTGACGATGGCGAGGTAGTCGCCGCGCAGGCGCAGGGTGGGCGCGCCGATGAGGACGCCGAAGATGAGCGAGGCGGCGGCGCCGGAGAGGGCGGCGGCCCAGAAGGGGAACTGGACGCCGGAGAACTTGGAGAACTCGGAGCCGGAGACGAGGGCGGCGGTGTAGGCGCCGACGCCGAGGAAGGCGACGTATCCGAGGTCGAGGAGGCCGGCGAGGCCGACGACGATGTTGAGGCCGAGGGCGACGGTCCCGAAGATCAGGATGTTGACGCCGATGTTGGCGTAGTGGTCGTCGGTCTGGGTGAAGGGGAACAGGATCGCGGCGGCGAAGCCCATGGCGAGCGTGAAGCCGCGGTGGTGGGCCACGAGCCGGGAGAAGCGGTCGGTGAGGCCCGCGGAGTGTACGGCCCACATGGCGAACACGACGAGGATGAGGTAGCCGATGAACAGCTCGCCGTACTCGGTGTCGATGCCGTAGGTGAAGACGCCGAGGCCGAGTGCGGTGACCGCGGTGATGATCGCGCGCTCGATCCAGGGGGAGAGGGTCTGCGCTGCGGGGACGCGGTCGGGCTTGCCGATGTAGGCGGTCAGGCCCTTGAGGGTGGCGATGACGATGCGGGTCCGGGAGGGGATGCCGCCCTTGCGCAGGCCCGCGTCGTAGGCGGCCTTGGCGTTGCGGGTCTCGTCGGCCGTGGTGGGCAGCGCGAAGGCGCCGACGACCGTGAGGAGTGAGGCGGCGGCGGCGACGTAGGCGCCCGGTTCGAGGTTGACGAGGCCGTCGAGGTTGACGGTGATGGCGACGACGGTGAACCAGGTGGTGCCGAAGGTGCCCAGGGCGGTGAGGACGATGGGGCCGTTGTTGCCACCGGGGACGAGCCAGCCGAGGCCGCGGATGCCGTAGGCGGCGAGGGCGAAGAGGGTGATCAGGAGGCCACCGGTGAAGGTGAGCCACTGGAGGCCGCCGGGGTAGCCGGTGATGGTGAGGTCGCCGGGGAACTTGGAGGTCCAGGTCCAGGCGAGGAAGGCGGAGACCGTGGTGGCGATGCCGCCGACGAGGGTGAGGGCGCGGGCCGCGGTGGGCGGCAGCGGGATGAGGCCCGGCTCGGGGGCGGGCGTCGCTTTGGAGAGGTCGGTCATGGTGATCACGCCCTGTCCGCGACGCGTTCGCCGAGCAGGCCTTGTGGCCTGACGAGCAGCACGATGATGAGGAGGCAGAAGGCCCAGACGTTGGCCCAGCCCTGGCCGCCGAGCTGCTGCATGCCGGGGATGCCGTCGATGTAGGCGGAGGCGAGGGTCTCGGCGACGCCGAGGACGATGCCGCCGAGCATGGCGCCGTAGATGTTGCCGATGCCGCCGAGGACGGCTGCGGTGAAGGCCTTGAGGCCCATCAGGAAGCCCATGCGGTAGTCGACGTTGCCGTACTTGAGGCCGTAGGCGAGGGCGGCCACGGCGGCGAAGAAGCCGCCGATGGCGAAGGCGATGACGATGATGCGGTTGGTGTCGATGCCCATCAGCTGTGCGGTGTCGGGGTCCTGCGCGGTGGCCTGCATGGCGCGGCCGGTGCGGCTGCGGCGGACGAAGAGCGCGAGGCCGGACATGCAGACGATGGCGGCGACGACGAGGAAGATGTCGGCGTCCTTGATGGTGACGGAGCCGATGTCGTGGGTGGCGTCGAGGCCGGGGAAGGCGCGGGCCCGGTCGGCGTCGGGGTAGAAGTTGCGGACGACCTCCTGGAGGGCCAGGGAGAGGCCGATGGCCGTGATGAGCGGCGCCAGTCGTGGTGCTCCGCGTAGGGGTCGGTAGGCGAACCGTTCCGCTCCGACGGCGATGAGGATGGCGACGATGGCGCCGCCGATCAGCATCAGGGGCACGGCGATGATCATCGCCGTGTTGTCGGGGAGAACGTAGAAGTAGACCGTGAGGGCGCCGAATGCCCCGGTCATGAAGATCTCGCCGTGCGCGAAGTTGATGAGCTGGACGATGCCGTACACCATCGTGTAGCCGATGGCGATGAGCCCGTACATCGAGCCGAGGAGCAGCCCGTTGGCCAGCTGCTGCGGCAGGGTGTTCACCGCGTGGCCTCCATGTCGCTGGTGGTCGTGTGCACTGGATACGTGCCGGGGGTGGTGGGGTGTGACAACGGGCCGCGCGGTCGGGGTCGTCCTGCCGCGCGGCCCGTGGTGTTCTGCTGGGCTTGGATCAGCCGGTCAGATGATCAGCTGCCGGCCGTACCGGTGTGGACGGCCTTCCAGGCGCCCTTCACGACCTGGTAGACGGTGAGCTGCTTGTTGCCCGTGTCGCCGTACTCGTCGAAGGAGACCTTGCCGGTGATGCCTTCGAAGTCGGACTTCTGGACGGCGTCGACGACCTTGGCGCGCAGGTCGTTGGTGTCGGGCAGCTTGTCGTCGTTGGCGGACTTCACGGCGCCGACGGCCTTGATGATGGCGGTGGCGGCGTCGTACGAGTAACCGCCGTAGGCGCCGTAGTCACCCTTGTAGCCCTTGGCCTTGTACTCGGCCACGAAGGCCTTGGCACCGGCGAGGGTGTCGACGGGGACGCCGACGGAGGTGACGAGGTCGCCCTCGGCGGCGGCGCCCGCGGTCTCGATGTAGGTGGTGGCGTACATGCCGTCACCGCCGAAGAGCGGGATCTTGACGCCGGCGTCCTTGAGCTGCTTGGTGATCAGCGCGGACTCGTCGTACTGGCCGCCGTAGTAGAGCAGGTCGGCGCCGGACGTCTTGATCTTGGTGACGAGGGAGCCGAAGTCCTTGTCGCCGGTGTTGACGTGGTCGGTGCCGGCGACGGTACCGCCGAGCTCCTTGAACTGCTCGTTGAAGATGGAGGCGAGGCCGGCGCCGTAGGTCTGCTTGTCGTCTACGACGAAGGCCTTCTTCTTCTTGAGGTTGTTGTACGCGTACTCGGCGGCGAAGGTGCCCTGCAGCTCGTCCGTGGTCGCCGTACGGAAGTACGTCTTGTACGGGCGCTGCTTGTTGGTCTGCCAGTCCTTGCCCAGGGTCAGGGTGGGGTTGGTGTTGGAAGGGGAGATCTCGACCATGTTGGCCGACTCGAACACCTGCTGCATCGACTGGGCGACGCCGGAGTTCAGGGGGCCGACGACGCCGACGACGTTCTTGTCGCCGACGAGGGCCGTCGCGTTGGACTGGCCGGTGGCGGGCTGGGCCTTGTCGTCGAGGGCCTTGACCTTGAACTTGACGCCGGGGACGAGGTTGTTCTTGTTGGCGTCGTCGACGGCGATCTGGACGCCGTACTGGATGCCGAGGCCGGTGGTCGAGTTCTCGCCGGACAGGGGCGCGTCGACGCCGATGGTCAGGGTGGTGTCTCCGCTGTCGCTGTCACCGCTGTCGTCACGGGAGCCACACGCGGTGAGGGTCAGAGCTCCGGTGGTGAGAATGGAGGTGAGAATCACCAAAGAACGCTGTCGCACAATCAGTCCTTTCCGCAGGCGTGCCGCCCCTTCGGGGATGCGACGGATGCGGCGCTGGTACCGAACTCCCGGTGGAGCGGTGACTGGCCGTGACTCTAAGCCCGGTCTACACGCGGAGGCATCTCGGTGGGCTGGCTTGTGACTTTCTTGTTATGACGTGCTGGTTGGTATGGCTTGGGGGAGTGCGGTCTCGACACGTATGGCCGAAACTGTCCACGGTCCACATTTTGAGAATCTGCACTTCCGGTTGCCCGTGGGCTTGGCCGTGCGGGCAACCTTCCGCAGGCCGCTCCGATGAGCTGGAAAAGGTCGTCGGGGTAGGCGCCGCCGAAGATGAAACTGTGATGCTGTATTGCGCGTGTGTTACGCAGCGTTACGTCAAGGAATGGCAGGTCCGCGTCGAGCGGGAGGTCCGCGCAGTCGACCACGGATATCTGGACGGTGATCCGGCGGGTGGTCCCGGCACTGACGGTGGATGTCTCGGCGGGTGAGATGCGTGCGGTGAGGCCGTCGAAGGCGGCGCCGTTGACGCGCAGGGTGACGGGTGGCCCGCTGTGTACGGTCACCGCGAACCGGAACAGGCCGCTGGCGGGCGAGGAGTCGAAGGTCGCGGCGAGTCCCGTGTACCGGAACGTGGTCACGGTGGCGGGCCAGGGCATGGGGGTGAGGGTGGTGGCCGGGGCGGACGGCGTCGAGGGCAGCAGGGTGATGACTCCGGCTGTCGCGGCGGCGAGCGCCGCGGCGGCGAGAAGGGCTCTGCGGAGGCGCGGCGGCAGGGCCCGCAGCCGGTCTGCGAGGCGTGGTGCGTCGGCACCGATGACTTCGTAAGTCTCTTGTGCGTCCGGCGAGTTGACGGGTTCGACGGGGCCGATGCCGGTCATGGTCGCAGCCTCATGCGGGAACGGTAGTGGGGGGTTGGGGGGCAGGCAATGCCGGCCCGCGCCCCCAGCCTGTCCGGCGTTCGGGGGCAGGGCCCGTTCCGGGGCCCTGTGAGGGGGCTGGGGGCGCCCCCGCGGGTCGGGGCGGGTCGGGGGGCGCCGGGGGCGGGAAACTCCCTCAGGCGGCCGTGGGCGCGTCCCGCAGCAGGCACGTCAGACGCGCGGTGCACACGCGTTTGTCTGTCTCGTCGGT
The DNA window shown above is from Streptomyces sp. NBC_01451 and carries:
- a CDS encoding branched-chain amino acid ABC transporter permease, whose product is MNTLPQQLANGLLLGSMYGLIAIGYTMVYGIVQLINFAHGEIFMTGAFGALTVYFYVLPDNTAMIIAVPLMLIGGAIVAILIAVGAERFAYRPLRGAPRLAPLITAIGLSLALQEVVRNFYPDADRARAFPGLDATHDIGSVTIKDADIFLVVAAIVCMSGLALFVRRSRTGRAMQATAQDPDTAQLMGIDTNRIIVIAFAIGGFFAAVAALAYGLKYGNVDYRMGFLMGLKAFTAAVLGGIGNIYGAMLGGIVLGVAETLASAYIDGIPGMQQLGGQGWANVWAFCLLIIVLLVRPQGLLGERVADRA
- a CDS encoding branched-chain amino acid ABC transporter substrate-binding protein — protein: MVILTSILTTGALTLTACGSRDDSGDSDSGDTTLTIGVDAPLSGENSTTGLGIQYGVQIAVDDANKNNLVPGVKFKVKALDDKAQPATGQSNATALVGDKNVVGVVGPLNSGVAQSMQQVFESANMVEISPSNTNPTLTLGKDWQTNKQRPYKTYFRTATTDELQGTFAAEYAYNNLKKKKAFVVDDKQTYGAGLASIFNEQFKELGGTVAGTDHVNTGDKDFGSLVTKIKTSGADLLYYGGQYDESALITKQLKDAGVKIPLFGGDGMYATTYIETAGAAAEGDLVTSVGVPVDTLAGAKAFVAEYKAKGYKGDYGAYGGYSYDAATAIIKAVGAVKSANDDKLPDTNDLRAKVVDAVQKSDFEGITGKVSFDEYGDTGNKQLTVYQVVKGAWKAVHTGTAGS
- a CDS encoding ABC transporter ATP-binding protein, translating into MTTSTPTPVLEARNVTMRFGGLTAVRSVDFTVNSGEIVGLIGPNGAGKTTFFNCLTGLYVPTEGTVSYKGTVLPPKPHLVTQAGIARTFQNIRLFANMTVLENVLVGRHTRTKEGLWSALLRGPGFKKAEKASEERAMELLEFIGLAHKRDHLSRNLPYGEQRKLEIARAMASEPGLLLLDEPTAGMNPQETRATEELVFAIRDKGIAVLLIEHDMRFVFNLSDRVAVLVQGEKLVEGTSEVVQADERVIAAYLGEPFEGDPGQAEAAEVEAAEAAKDATSTTSTKGEGQ
- a CDS encoding branched-chain amino acid ABC transporter permease; this translates as MTDLSKATPAPEPGLIPLPPTAARALTLVGGIATTVSAFLAWTWTSKFPGDLTITGYPGGLQWLTFTGGLLITLFALAAYGIRGLGWLVPGGNNGPIVLTALGTFGTTWFTVVAITVNLDGLVNLEPGAYVAAAASLLTVVGAFALPTTADETRNAKAAYDAGLRKGGIPSRTRIVIATLKGLTAYIGKPDRVPAAQTLSPWIERAIITAVTALGLGVFTYGIDTEYGELFIGYLILVVFAMWAVHSAGLTDRFSRLVAHHRGFTLAMGFAAAILFPFTQTDDHYANIGVNILIFGTVALGLNIVVGLAGLLDLGYVAFLGVGAYTAALVSGSEFSKFSGVQFPFWAAALSGAAASLIFGVLIGAPTLRLRGDYLAIVTLGFGEIFRIAVNNMDGVSGPDITNGPNGIPSIPDLDFFGFNFGEAHDVGGFTLGRFANYYLLMVLIMAIVVLVYTRAADSRIGRSWIAIREDETAATAMGINGFRVKLIAFALGASLAGLAGTVSAHVTYSVVPTPYQFAGSTPPNSAFLLAAVVLGGMGTVAGPLLGAALLYLLPEKLVFLQDKSLLAFGIALIVLMRFRPEGIIANRRRQLEFHETGQLDVPDTETLADDPAVTKAGA